The sequence ACACTCGGCTGGAAGCTActctaacacacagacatacacacacagagctgtggatATGATGCCTGTTGTTTTCTTCGTCCTGATCTTCCTCACAGGTAAGACGTTGTGTTATATGACGATGTTTGAAATGTGTTCGAATGTTTGaacctcagaaaaaaatgtctaattAATTCCATTTCCAGCTGCAGTTTACTTCAAGTCTGCCTGTTTAGAATTCATAAGCAAATGTAAACATCTATGAAATGGCTTATAACACACTACATTGTAGTTTTAAGCAGATATAAGTGTTTACTGATGTATTTACAACTATATGTGACCACCCATAAGTGGCCACAGGAGGACACATATTTAAAGTCTTACACCTTTGCTTGTTTTAAGTTGTTTCTTTCACTCAGTTGCTGTGAGGACACTGCTGTGTATGTCTGGCACAGGTGGGGTGTCCTCTAAGAAAGTCTGCAGTTACCATGACGTTCTGGACTACCTGAACCTGACcacagaaaacagtgtgttAAAACTGACTCGGCCCGTACTGGACCACACGCACCCCACCATAGTAAAGGTGGACTTCATCCTCTACGCCATCCTGGCTGTGGTAGGTGCTGCGTCCCTGTGTTGGTGTATGATTCATCTGCTGAATGCTGCCACGCCGCTGATCTGTTctgatgtgtgcatgtttattcgCAGcttgagaaaacacaaactttcatTCCTTTTCTCTGGGCATCAGTGGTGAGTTGACTGAGTGAATGTTTATAGCTTCTCATTTTTATTatccaaatgaaaaatgtcctcTCACATCAGCAGACACTTCTTTTCATCTGTGACTCTTAAATGCACTGGTTGGTCACCTGTTGTTCtgtatttgattttaaatgtgtctgtgatgtcgtctcttctctttttcttttcttttttcctgaaaaTTCACCTTTTATTTACTGCAGAGGTGGAACAACGAACACATCTCATGGGACCCCGCTCAGTTTTGTGGCATAACTCAGATTACAGTTCCTAAAGACATGCTTTGGAGACCAGACATCTTAATCTATGAGATGTGAGCCAGCAGCACACGCAGACACTACGTGTAGTTTGTTTAAAGATTCACAGacattgtttgacattttggggaattTACTTTAACCTTTAATAATACACCGTCTCATCTGGGGGACACTTTAGCCTTGGTAGTGCGTACCAAGTCACACCACTTAAATAGTTTAAATTAGCTTCTTCTGCTGTATTGTGTCTTTTAATGAAAGAAaccacatacaaacaaactACGTATGGCTCCTTTAAAATTAGCTGAATGACTGACGCACAATAGCTATTGTTAGAGCAGCAAAAAGCAAACACGTCACACTGCAGCGGTGGCAGGTGGACGTCCGTCATTTGTTGATTGAGTTAATGATTAATATGAAATACCGTGTGGTTTAACGCTCCACAAACACTCCTCGAaaagattttgtgtttgttgtgacaGGATGCAGAAAAATGAATCCCCTCAGAACCCCTATATGACAGTGCACTACAACGGCGTGGTCTCTACTGACGAGGGCACCAAGGTGGTCAGCATCTGCAAAATGGACGTCCACAAGTTCCCCTTCGACACGCAGAGATGCAGCATCACTGTTGGTTCTGAAGTGCACTCtggtgagggagagagtggtcattttgtgtcattGTGCGTGTCTTTGTAggtgttttgtgtctctctgagtcttTTTTCAGTCGTTTGAGTCTGTCCCAAAGACCTGTTCCATGGTTGTGATCAAGATGTTTTTATACTCACTTTCACCCAAAGTCTCCCCCCTCTTCTCTCACCACAGCTAATGAACTTCGGCTCCTTCCTTTCTCCAACTCATCTCGGGCCACTCAGTTTTCCCAGGAGGTGATGCATTCTCAGGGAGAGTGGGAGTTCCTCCAACTGTCTGTCTCCAGCCACAATTACACCTTTGACGACAAGCTGTGGGAACTGATCACATACACTGTACGCAACACAGGGAGAGATACAGTCGGGTGACAAATTACAGGAAAACCTTTCACATCACCATCGTCAAAACACTAAATAAAGGAATATCTCTTAGAAGAAgggtgttcatccctccagtacACTCCAGAGTCAGAATGCAGAGAATACAGAGCATTAAACCATACTGCTGGTTTTATTGTGTTCTTGAACTGTAAATCGGGCGTGTAGTGTAAATGAACAGAACAAATTTTGATAATCTGCTCATTTGaactttaaaatgaattcaAGAGCTAATGAATTAACTAATCCAGAAATGCCAGTCGGTAATTTCTGTTGTCATTTGATTGATCCAGCTTGACCCTTGAACCTGTTTTCCCAGTTCACCATGAAGAGGAGGCCCCTCCTCCATGTCATCAACTTCTTGTTGCCCATCCTGTTCTTCCTGAGTCTGGATCTCGCCTCCTTCTTCATCTCAGACCACAGGGGAGAGAAGCTGGGCTTCAAGGTCACCGTGCTGCTGGCCATCTCCGTCCTGCTGCTCATCCTGAACGACATCCTGCCCTCCATGTCCAACAAGACTCCACTCATAGGTACACACACCCTGCAATTATGATTCATACAGGCAGGAGATAAAGATTCCTCAAACAAAAAGTGGTCATTGCCCGTTTCCTTTCCTCAGCGACCTACTGCATTGTGATTTTTGCTCTGATGCTGTTCAGTCTGCTGGAGACGATCTTGGTTTCGTATCTGATGGAAAAGGACTCTGCCTCCCGCAAGAAACTCCGGCTGAAGGGCGACTATgagaacaaacaggaaaaattCAAAATCGATAGCTGCAACTCAGGTGAGACCCACATCACAGACAAGAGCAGTTTTCAGGAGCAGTGTACAGTCATTGTGTTGTGTCAAACCTGCCGACTGCTttcagaggagagaagacatCCCTGCTGTTCGTGCATCTGCAAAGTGTCCGGCGGTGAGAAACAGCATGAAGTGCTGCCTGTGGCTGAAGAGGTACAGGATCATAGAGACACACGCAGTCTTTACATGCAACAGGTTCAAATCTGAGCCCTTGAGTCGTTATAAGCGTGTTTACAAGTCTTCTTGAAGACCGTGCCTGGAGGCCTGGAGGCATCAGTCAACACTGTTATGATGATGCAGCAAAATTACATATATTTACGCCCACAGATTTCAGCCTGACATGGCGTCCCTAACATGGCttcgtgtgtgtgcgtgcaggtgAACAAAAGCATTCGATCAGGAGAGTCTCATGTGTTGCTGTTGatcctggaggagctggaggagatgcAGAAAACTCTCATTCTGCACCTCAGCcccagagaggagggagggaagttCACCCACTGGGCCACAAGAATCAACAGAggtttcttcattttctatgtCGCCACTGCGTCACTGTTTCTATCCCTCATCTTTAATGAATGGAGCATCTAGAAATGTGCAATATTAGTCTGTAGTCTCTCAGTTTCTGTACTGTAAGCCCTCAGTGTGAGAATATGACTTGTTATTGTATTGGAGTTAGTCAGTTCTCTGTGTAAGCACAATGTAAAATCTACAGGTGCTGTCTGTGTTCTTCTTGTTGTGAATCTGCTTTATGTGGTTTAGCTGAGATTGATTTACGATCCATCTGTAGGCTGAAAAATGGGCCTTCAAAATGTTGAATAAGCACAATAAGAGTTTTAAAAATGagcatttaaaatgactgatgTAGTTGTAAAACTGAAGGTGCAGCTGTGTCCAGTGGTTTATGATGTAGAGGATTAATAGTCCCCCCTGAGATGCACCTCGATGTGATCACGACCAAAATCTtgtgtgcagaaaaaaacaaaattagaaaGAAACTGAACCTAATCAGGACAATCAACTGCAAAAGATTAACATCAGGAAAAATGTGCTGCTTCCTGTTCAAATCCTTCACTTTGACAAGATTGGTAAACACACTCTGCCAtattttttacactgtaaatgttCACATTCCCTCTTCATTCAGACTCACAGGTCGTTCCCTGCTGTCCTGTTCCAGTCTTCCTTCACCTCACAGCTCATCAGTCACTCAGGTTTTAAACCAATCAGGTCCATCCTATGTCCGATGTCCTGATAGCGGCGCGTTTATCAGGATTAGCACGGCACCAACATGCCGTTAGAAAGGAGGCTGCTGTCACTGTAGAGCACACCCGCTCAGTAACAAGAGGAGGCAAAGAAGAAGTTATTCACTCCCCCTGTTGTGTTTTGACATGATGAACAGAAAAGACTTTAATTAATTATCTGAAATGCAAGTGATCAGTTGCATGAAGAGCAGGAAAGTTGAAGCAGAGTGTGGTGAATTTAAGCCATTTTATCCGTTACgatgaaaataacattttagaACAAACCACTACCGCTGCCATCATATTGCAGTACTTGCATCTGGGATTCATTCCCACATGTCCATTGATGTCATTTTTAATTGTTAACATATTAAGGAGTCAAATATTTCCTGCACACTAATAAGCTCATCTGCTAAGCTCAGTGtgtcaaatttaaatttaaattttgatcCCAACTGCTTCCTCTGACAGCATCTCTGTGCCACCACTAGGTGGTGTGCTCTACTTTTTGCAGACAGCTGAATTTTCATGTTCTGTTTGATAATTCTGCTCTTTTCCAGAAGGAGTCAAACCAGAGTTGTCTGGAAGAAGTTTGGATCTAATTACTCTATAATACCCACAACCTTGTGCACTTGATTGAAAGTAGCTTTGGGGATTGTTAGAATGGCGATGTGTCATTGCTGAATGATGCAAAATGTGTTATACTTACCAcgaaaaatgaataataataaaaataaaaagtatgaGCAAAATCCCTGAGATTTGTCCAAATATGCCTGATAACCAGTTTGAAAATGGCACAGGGGaagggagaagggggaggacCAGGGGTGGACACCCCAACTTTCTGGTAACATGCTGCTCactatttgttatttattttgagtcTGGATTCAACAGGTGGACAATTTTTACACAAGGCCCCTTTAAACAGTCCATTTTTTGTCTCCTCCAGAATCATTACTGCCTCTCCTAAAAGACCACTGAGAGATGCTGTGGTGACTGATGTGGGAGTGATGTCTCCGGATGACTATTAGACTAATGGGAtttggaaagaagaaaaaaaacaacaacattaatgTCTGGTCATTCAGTTTGTCCAGCCCCTCTTCCAGCACGAGGCAGTCATGTTATTGCAACGTACTTGGTGACATTTCCAGACAATACTGAGAAGACAGGGATACACATGTACAGATGTCTCCCACAGGTGTTGCAGTGATGATGCTTGCTggtttcctcttcctgctcttcctctcaggTAAGCTTGGACAGTGTTTAGCATGACACATGCAGGGGAaggctgaatttattttttgaacaTTGCTTGTTTGTCTTCTGAATTTAATCAAACTGCGCTGACGGTTTTAATcgtaagaaagagaaaagatgtaCTGATGTTCAGACTTGCCCTCCCGTGTGTTTTTTCACTTGCATGTgtctactttgtgtttttagtgaTGAGAATAACCTGTGTGAGGGTTTTACTGTGAATCTGACTTATTCCAAAAccgtaaaaaatattttaatgacattttcaaaagtttATCATAGCAATAATAGGAGAGGGACACAAAACTAATAGTACTGTGAACGAAAAATAATACTACGAAAGAACTTTGCTAACACAATTAAGAGGAAATGTATTTAGACATTATATAAGATAACActgttcatatttattttttatatgtatttatacaATGTCCAAATAGAGATAGAGAGCCCCATTTGGCCTTAAACGACTGCAACAATTCACACACCCATCACATAATGACCATATTACTGCAGATATTTGGTCCATGATTAATTCAGAAGCAGTGGACTCCCACCCACGGAGATGAACGTTAAGATCACACAGAGTAACTCTGATGTCCAGACAAACACCAGGGCTCTGAAGACTTATTTGTCTTACAGTGAAAGTGTCCTCATGTTTTTTGCATTAGATGGGATGTGCTCTGAGGACAGCTGCAGTTATCAGGATGTTTTAAACTACCTCAACCTGACCAAAACCAATGAGCAGTACTTCGTGACCCGGCCTgttaaaaactacaaaaaccacacactggTGCAGCTCGAGGTTCTGATCTATGCCATTCTAGATGTGGTAAGTgcttaaagcttttttttttcagatgatcATCATGGTTACCAGTAACTGTGTTGGTCCTTATTGTGCAATTGCAACCAAATTTTAAATGACACAACGCAAATCAAATGAGAGTGATCCTGCAGGATCTCGATGCTCATGAGCACAGTGTTGTTGATGCTGCAGCTGATCATTATCACAGTTTTGAGGTGTGAGTGTACTGTCCTGTTTTCTGGCAGGAAGGGTtttcacacatatttctttgtttacaggttgagaaagaacaaaaattcATTCCTTATGTGTGGACTGTCATGGTGAGTGCCATCTTGctatctttttaatttttttttctcagagttgTATTCATTTGTGTCCATCtttctcacttttatttttctgtttttgctcctGTTTTTGCCTCGTTTTCTCCTGCAGAGGTggaaaaatgaatacatttcctGGGATCCAGAACAGTTTTGTGGTATTGATAATGTTTCTCTTCCCGCTGAGATGTTGTGGAAGCCAGATCTCACTATTGAAGAAATGCAAGTATAAATGTGTCTGCACACGCTCACATTCAgagacacgcaaacacacacacacactctctcttaaTGTGCGCttattgacataatgcattgcATTACCCCAACCTTAACCGTCACAGCTAAATGCCTAACCTCAGTCcttacccttaccctaaccctgaccTGAACCTAATCTAATCTGAACCCTCAAAACAGTTCTTAAAACTagaatttgtccacacaaccgCAGAAAGACATCTGACATTTGTCAAACATGCGCTCCAATTTGAATTGCAACAGCATGTTAACACGTTTACGTGTGATTAAATCACCACTGAGCTTgtatacagattttaaatttgaCTGAGCACCAGTGTTGTGTCGATATTAGTGCATATCCAGTCTTTGAAGCATCC comes from Toxotes jaculatrix isolate fToxJac2 chromosome 21, fToxJac2.pri, whole genome shotgun sequence and encodes:
- the LOC121201476 gene encoding 5-hydroxytryptamine receptor 3A-like; protein product: MMPVVFFVLIFLTGGVSSKKVCSYHDVLDYLNLTTENSVLKLTRPVLDHTHPTIVKVDFILYAILAVLEKTQTFIPFLWASVRWNNEHISWDPAQFCGITQITVPKDMLWRPDILIYEMMQKNESPQNPYMTVHYNGVVSTDEGTKVVSICKMDVHKFPFDTQRCSITVGSEVHSANELRLLPFSNSSRATQFSQEVMHSQGEWEFLQLSVSSHNYTFDDKLWELITYTFTMKRRPLLHVINFLLPILFFLSLDLASFFISDHRGEKLGFKVTVLLAISVLLLILNDILPSMSNKTPLIATYCIVIFALMLFSLLETILVSYLMEKDSASRKKLRLKGDYENKQEKFKIDSCNSEERRHPCCSCICKVSGGEKQHEVLPVAEEVNKSIRSGESHVLLLILEELEEMQKTLILHLSPREEGGKFTHWATRINRGFFIFYVATASLFLSLIFNEWSI